In Spodoptera frugiperda isolate SF20-4 chromosome 1, AGI-APGP_CSIRO_Sfru_2.0, whole genome shotgun sequence, the following are encoded in one genomic region:
- the LOC118273692 gene encoding uncharacterized protein LOC118273692 encodes MSASFEDTVFDFDLNFLNQPTTSNTEQDTQTRLEKLRRSIIYLKKKVVFADAAVCRYKTARHYARVLENNQLYSNEGCKQHLIEIRNFIDKVGKLETENRQLEERIKEKNKEIGDLQNKYEALEKTGNQIQLLLKEKSKQPDPPKAISNVDKDKKKDNCKSCNKNQLKYDILDKEVETLRKDNNRLSWLERDNEKLRKENARIPSLAQEILDLRKEVSDLATPDAINDGIKKATAKIQYLQKEIDELLKENSKIVKLEKEIEVLRAENAKAKNFEKEIAKLHRETAKIPKLKLENDILRKECTKIPNLEKEVSVLSVKNAKLANLERLHKNLCDELVKVPYKGKELENLLSRFNLAVTPTGTPQKQGKHNSVHNDTSEVDDIEGAEDTVVPSTPVRTAADKQAGLVKSAPEPRLSTDDDITEVVDVDTGHRTSLNNSNIETPSKSIVQMKDSVITSTVPVIVYNESQGLHRNKNTNENLHTQSVSIVSKCVPKDMTSPNHSEDHTPSKSEVKENVLRATVPTIVYNQNLDVSCKKVEVQGHNDQIERIHNYNLSKDKTQVPTIMFNDNNICFDENVVESQEYDTQKVSTAPKCVPNNNTPIATMSDQIATSKVQCQKSVITAVPTIVYNQNVDHSSNDNPVEPQGHDGHGTHRSTQIARERESLELNNSKVRESRIELELEKIFSNMKMSFNAVTPIPKTPTRVTEERIITNPTEKLLKCMMLSDKSDKLLLKLKEHMHCHTKELFCQSNPRFALQTHIFESESRTAKYKIDKLIQCFEAILRSKQILSEDSMDMQPNLQISEQPLYNKENNLDSITNKRLPERDVDSFPEDMENIHAVTDLGDDPDLCDNTSLFDDTEVMQEDTHISQNHQEDLSVSLSENVIESSATQLPEKDIIILHNLQDENRPSQISKPVTVDKKQERSTVKNKMFKASDSVRRSNITTQKKKRITRGVKNVTSKKHTQLDKLKKRLQPKYKIRRESPLLQKSNIKPKPMPPTKKTVSANDTSVSLNNKDVYEKAVKVMAEINSQKSKMLKSPPVRRKSMLSPTHKMSIEDEIDVIPNSPPRMTRAMSLKLSGLDIDTDISYDKVPMTSPKNTQPLLSPKLRNSLNKEAGQNVNEITSPTTCKGTLLLAVDRSGDNVPNSTPKHTECPLSSKLNDSVQTEIDDSEEIVPTSPVEDPKTPFTFNIETSGGDKVPCSPPKELKTFTVLESTMEIEVNSSCGGIISNLPPKELQTPKSTVQVKMNNDDKMPNEKRVNINVDIVSDSPVEVPTTSRRKSATQIDNNNCDKGQNPPTTTLLTTRRKSALQTEITVSGNKEQNLVSGEADTPGPARRKSVVQFELNTNGDKVTNSLNKDPKTSLSTRRKSCLEIEINKESDKVQSSPPQEPKTPLSPRLRSSVRTDIHNEANKVLYSPPKVTKTPLSPRLRSFTQNECYSSNSPPKQTKALLSPRSRNIIQDDLDQIPQKILITPRTKRKISELFDNCAVVLTKDETLLDSVANKNLVLEKAQEETESQTVRAARRKRRSSSDEPLVQPKRILRSSGQKGESDRKSGENTNSIESTSKLQQSPKPTTQKIVTYDDLDMWSDDDHQELAKLQELVPNKESVTTNDVNTEICHPKESILCCMIEKYGVDSVKPFAKKPSDYAIKQLCEKIEKEITTISELPMNETKNAMNKLVADLRKTNHKLFITAMMKYLTKPERKQELFGKISLTAAPAMTKAEQILLYVVAQLKNHWPIDIVDAILSNIEYTLFRLNRTPEFDVIESMSHFYALLCRYIGAKSRLRLFILDAMYCIQYKSVPLIKQCIEIWMHIIPLAHMGIAKNPLVTCLVYLLHFYKCDDKLNRVQDIRNILSRKYFYQITDWNETKILEMFKNCIKDLKDIPIDKKTLRLALIILAKRHGPRWCQNNIIKNLLQPMIEKEGVSDNVKEFCVSMIGPLMKPYPVDMKIYCEIAMNQLTDILKNNPSPKMEEAAITSMLFINRHNQDSINKILLTRKMKPLSPDLEKTLCDYVKTKPLKVWKKHLSVIARVT; translated from the exons ATGAGTGCTTCATTCGAGGATACAgtgtttgattttgatttaaattttcTCAATCAACCTACAACATCAAACACG GAACAAGATACTCAGACAAGATTAGAGAAGCTCAGAAGATCTATTATTTACTTGAAAAAGAAAGTTGTTTTTGCTGA tgCTGCCGTGTGTAGATATAAAACTGCGAGACATTATGCAAGAGTATTGGAAAATAATCAATTGTACTCCAATGAAGGGTGCAAACAACATCTTATTGAAATAAGAAACTTCATTGATAAAGTGGGCAAATTAGAAACT GAAAACCGGCAGTTAGAAGAAAGGATCAAAGAAAAGAATAAAGAAATTGGTgacttacaaaacaaatatgaagCTCTTGAAAAAACAGGAAATCAGATCCAG tTGCTGCTTAAAGAGAAAAGTAAACAGCCAGATCCACCAAAGGCGATTTCTAATGTTGATAAAGACAAGAAAAAAGATAATTGTAAATCTTGCAACAagaatcaattaaaatatgataTACTAGATAAAGAAGTTGAGACTCTCCGCAAAGACAATAATAGACTTTCATGGTTAGAGAGAGATAATGAGAAGCTTCGCAAGGAGAATGCCAGAATACCAAGCTTGGCACAAGAAATTTTGGATCTTCGTAAGGAAGTTTCCGACCTTGCTACGCCAGACGCCATTAATGATGGTATCAAAAAGGCTACtgcaaaaatacaatatttacaaaaagaaattgatGAACTACTAAAGGAAAATAGTAAAATTGTAAAGttagaaaaagaaattgaagTACTTCGGGCAGAGAATGCCAAAgctaaaaattttgaaaaagaaatagCAAAACTCCATAGAGAAACTGCGAAGATTCCGAAATTGAAGCTGGAAAATGACATTCTACGTAAAGAATGCACTAAAATTCCTAATTTGGAGAAAGAAGTTTCAGTGCTCAGTGTCAAGAATGCCAAACTTGCGAATTTGGAGAGACTTCATAAGAATCTTTGTGATGAGCTTGTTAAAGTCCCATATAAGGGGAAAGAGTTGGAAAATCTACTCTCGCGTTTTAACTTGGCAGTTACTCCCACAG GTACACCACAGAAACAAGGAAAACATAATTCTGTTCATAATGATACCAGTGAAGTGGATGATATAGAAGGAGCTGAAGATACCGTTGTACCTTCCACACCAGTCCGTACAGCTGCC GACAAACAAGCTGGCCTTGTCAAAAGTGCACCTGAACCACGCCTGTCCACTGATGATGATATTACTGAAGTTGTGGATGTAGACACCGGTCACAGAACTTCCCTTAACAACTCCAATATTGAAACACCGTCAAAATCTATAGTTCAGATGAAGGATAGTGTTATAACTAGCACAGTGCCCGTTATAGTATACAATGAGAGTCAAGGTCTTCACCGAAATAAGAACACAAATGAAAATCTTCATACTCAGAGTGTTTCTATAGTTTCAAAATGTGTTCCAAAGGACATGACCAGTCCAAATCATTCAGAAGACCATACTCCATCGAAATCCGaagttaaagaaaatgttttaagagCTACAGTTCCTACTATTGTGTACAACCAGAATCTAGATGTTTCATGCAAGAAAGTTGAAGTTCAAGGACATAATGATCAGATTGAGAGAATACACAATTATAACCTGTCTAAAGACAAGACTCAAGTTCCCACTATAATGTTCAATGACAATAATATATGCTTTGATGAGAATGTAGTTGAAAGCCAAGAATATGATACCCAGAAAGTGTCCACTGCTCCAAAATGTGTACCAAACAATAACACACCTATTGCAACTATGTCAGATCAGATTGCAACTTCAAAAGTCCAGTGTCAAAAAAGTGTTATAACTGCAGTTCCCACTATTGTATACAATCAGAATGTAGACCATTCATCCAATGATAATCCAGTTGAGCCTCAAGGACATGATGGTCACGGTACACATAGAAGTACACAGATTGCACGGGAGAGAGAAAGTCTTGAATTGAACAATAGTAAAGTACGAGAAAGCCGCATTGAACTAGagttagaaaaaatattcagtaaCATGAAAATGTCCTTTAATGCTGTGACTCCTATCCCAAAAACACCAACAAGAGTAACTGAAGAAAGGATTATTACTAACCCCACAGAGAAGTTACTAAAATGCATGATGTTGAGTGACAAGAGTGATAAACTTCTGCTAAAACTAAAAGAACATATGCATTGTCATACTAAAGAGTTGTTTTGCCAATCAAATCCTAGATTTGCACTCCAAACTCATATTTTTGAATCGGAAAGTAGAACTGCAAAGTATAAGATAGATAAATTAATCCAATGTTTTGAAGCAATCTTAAGATCCAAACAGATCTTAAGTGAAGATTCAATGGATATGCAACCAAACTTACAAATATCGGAGCAACCAttgtataataaagaaaataatttagattcAATAACTAACAAACGATTACCAGAAAGAGATGTAGACAGTTTTCCTGAAGATATGGAGAACATTCATGCTGTTACAGACCTAGGTGATGATCCAGATTTATGTGATAATACATCTCTATTTGATGATACAGAAGTTATGCAAGAGGATACTCATATTTCACAAAACCATCAAGAAGATTTGTCTGTATCGTTGAGCGAAAACGTTATTGAATCGTCTGCAACACAGTTACCAGAgaaagatataattattttgcataatttacAAGATGAGAATAGACCATCTCAAATATCAAAACCTGTTACAGTTGACAAAAAACAAGAGAGATCtactgttaaaaataaaatgtttaaagctTCTGATAGTGTAAGACGTTCAAATATTACTACTCAAAAGAAGAAACGAATCACAAGAGGGGTCAAAAATGTAACTAGTAAGAAACATACACAGTTAGATAAACTGAAAAAACGTCTTCAACCAAAGTATAAAATTAGGAGAGAGTCTCCGCTGTTACAAAAATCGAATATAAAGCCAAAACCTATGCCTCCCACCAAAAAGACGGTATCAGCAAATGATACCTCTGTATCTCTCAATAATAAAGATGTCTATGAAAAAGCCGTTAAAGTAATGGCTGAAATAAATTCGCAAAAGTCTAAAATGTTAAAATCTCCACCTGTACGAAGAAAATCTATGTTATCTCCAACACATAAAATGTCTATCGAAGATGAGATTGACGTAATACCTAATTCACCGCCCAGAATGACTCGTGCTATGTCTCTAAAGCTTAGTGGTTTGGACATAGATACTGACATCAGTTATGATAAAGTACCAATGACATCGCCTAAAAATACACAGCCTTTACTATCTCCAAAGCTCAGAAATTCTTTGAACAAAGAGGCTGGGCAAAATGTTAACGAAATTACCTCACCTACAACATGTAAGGGTACTTTGCTTCTTGCAGTTGATAGAAGTGGCGACAATGTACCAAACTCAACACCCAAACACACTGAATGTCCTTTATCCTCGAAGCTCAATGATTCTGTGCAAACTGAAATTGATGATAGTGAGGAAATAGTACCAACTTCACCAGTCGAAGACCCAAAAACTCCGTTTACTTTCAATATCGAAACTAGTGGTGGTGATAAAGTACCATGTTCACCACCTAAGGAACTTAAAACTTTCACTGTGCTTGAGAGTACTATGGAAATTGAAGTAAATAGTAGTTGCGGGGGTATTATATCAAATTTACCACCCAAAGAACTGCAAACTCCTAAGAGTACTGTGCAAGTCAAAATGaataatgatgataaaatgCCAAATGAAAAACGTGTCAACATTAATGTGGATATTGTATCAGATTCACCAGTTGAAGTCCCAACCACTTCAAGGCGTAAGAGCGCTACGCAGATTGACAATAATAATTGTGATAAAGGACAAAATCCACCAACCACAACTTTATTGACCACGAGGCGTAAGAGTGCTTTGCAAACTGAAATAACTGTTAGTGGtaataaagaacaaaatttAGTATCTGGTGAAGCTGATACTCCAGGTCCCGCAAGACGAAAGAGTGTTGTACAGTTTGAGTTAAATACCAACGGTGATAAAGTAACAAATTCACTAAATAAAGATCCTAAAACTTCACTGTCCACGAGACGCAAGAGTTGTttagaaattgaaattaataaagaaagtgATAAGGTTCAAAGTTCACCACCCCAGGAACCAAAAACTCCTTTGTCGCCAAGGCTGAGGAGTTCTGTGCGTACCGATATCCACAATGAAGCTAATAAAGTATTATATTCCCCACCGAAAGTAACAAAAACACCACTGTCTCCAAGATTAAGGAGTTTTACGCAAAACGAATGTTACAGTAGTAATTCACCACCGAAACAAACAAAAGCTCTATTGTCTCCAAGGAGTAGGAATATTATACAAGATGATTTAGATCAAATACCACAAAAGATCTTGATCACGCCTAGAACTAAGAGAAAGATATCAGAATTATTTGATAACTGTGCAGTAGTTTTAACAAAAGACGAGACACTACTGGATTCtgtagcaaataaaaacttAGTTCTCGAAAAGGCGCAAGAAGAAACCGAGTCGCAAACTGTAAGGGCAGCAAGAAGAAAACGCAGGTCTTCTTCTGATGAACCTCTTGTGCAACCAAAGAGAATATTGCGTAGTTCTGGTCAAAAGGGAGAAAGCGATAGGAAGTCTGGAGAAAACACAAATTCCATAGAAAGTACTTCGAAACTACAACAAAGCCCGAAACCTACTACCCAAAAAATTGTTACATATGATGACTTGGATATGTGGTCTGATGATGACCATCAGGAACTAGCTAAACTTCAGGAATTAGTTCCTAACAAGGAATCAGTTACTACAAATGATGTAAACACAGAAATTTGTCATCCAAAAGAGAGTATTTTGTGTTGCATGATAGAAAAATATGGAGTGGACTCTGTGAAACCATTTGCAAAGAAACCTTCAG ATTACGCAATTAAACAATTATGCgaaaaaattgaaaaagaaattacAACCATATCAGAACTACCAATGAATGAAACGAAAAATGCCATGAACAAGTTAGTTGCTGATTTACGAAAAACAAACCACAAACTCTTTATAACCGCCATgatgaaatatttaacaaaaccaGAAAGGAAACAGGAGTTATTTGGAAAAATATCTTTAACAGCTGCTCCGGCTATGACTAAGGCTGAACAAATTCTACTCTATGTGGTAGCACAACTAAAGAATCACTGGCCTATTGATATTGTTGACGCAATATTGTCCAACATTGAGTACACATTGTTCAGATTGAACAGAACACCAGAATTTGATGTGATTGAAAGTATGTCGCACTTCTATGCTCTCCTGTGTAGATATATTGGAGCTAAAAGCCGTTTACGGCTGTTTATTCTGGACGCCATGTATTGTATTCAATATAAATCTGTGCCGTTGATAAAGCAATGTATTGAAATATGGATGCATATAATACCATTAGCGCATATGGGTAttg ccAAGAACCCTCTGGTGACATGTTTGGTATATCTCTTACATTTCTACAAGTGTGATGATAAATTGAACAGAGTGCAAGATATTAGAAACATTTTAAGCCGAAAATATTTCTATCAGATCACAGACTGGAATGAGACAAAAATActagaaatgtttaaaaactgTATCAAGGATTTGAAAG ATATTCCCATTGACAAGAAAACGTTGAGATTGGCTCTGATTATTCTTGCCAAGCGACACGGACCGCGGTGGtgtcaaaataatatcattaagaATTTACTTCAACCAATGATAGAAAAGGAAGGAGTATCCGACAACGTGAaggagttttgtgtgtcgatgATTGGGCCTCTGATGAAACCATACCCAGttgatatgaaaatatattgtgaGATAGCTATGAATCAACTTACtgatattcttaaaaataatc catCACCCAAAATGGAAGAAGCTGCAATCACCAGTATGTTATTCATCAACAGACATAACCAGGATAGtattaacaaaatacttttaacgCGTAAAATGAAACCATTGTCGCCGGATCTTGAAAAAACTTTATGCGATTACGTAAAAACAAAGCCATTGAAAGTGTGGAAGAAACATCTTTCCGTAATAGCTCGcgtaacttaa
- the LOC118270263 gene encoding uncharacterized protein LOC118270263, which translates to MAACVNCYVILQPDILQYEYHAADLSPELALIIEEWCGREISDNDRLCQACVHLVAQEANNRTENPTVRTVSHIFVCISCGISLGQRTGRRRRSLLEGSDLRTYIENQIFPRQVPNEAWACNACWMRAYHNTPRLETEPPVSLEFEAPVVPVQMQTNEVSVPAVIPEEPNVDSVPASSSITVPSSETESWADQMPNIRPPIDTINLVSYARISDTTSHCFVPDCVNPERIRVSRYLKRSILCQYKIYISENARVCHEHSMLYNWDILNEFDFIHSFNRMQIENMLDLLCHRPVGSVLNFEDIENCSDRLCHYWTGLTVANFLSLFNSVGQIETICNKAKTALGMYLVKLRTGESFARIASLFLTSKGTVANYVKKARSCLSTYYVPLHLGVGHMTREQHSVHNLLIPQGLFGTDANNPIVICDGTYIYLQKSSNYLFQKKTYSLHKYRNLVKPFLMVTCDGHIIDAFGPYAATQSDADIMKDLFQNENSPLRSYFRQNDVFILDRGFRDAIGLLTSLGYSIKKPESLDVGERQLSTLKANKSRMVTLCRWVVEVVNGRFKRDFKIFRADYFNCASRNLMTDFKVAAAILNCFHPLITDHPDAEAILTRAQERFHMPNTLADYVIEGNINRHRVNFVSLDGQLPHLDVFPVMEMRDLILFSLGIYQIKQARSYYGEHIRENGTFRIEVDTNLLEHSNNSFLLRGRIRSRHQSNKIYCTYILLNLNSGITDWCQRIAQYYCSCIIGKRTIGSCAHVMTIVWYLGWARHQENMPPPPASFLDSILVRDDVENEEDE; encoded by the exons ATGGCTGCATGTGTTAATTGCTATGTTATCTTGCAACCTGACATCCTGCAGTATGAATACCATGCTGCAGATCTGAGCCCAGAGCTAGCTTTGATAATTGAAGAATGGTGCGGGCGTGag ATTAGTGATAATGACCGGTTATGCCAAGCATGTGTTCACCTAGTTGCACAAGAAGCTAATAATCGTACTGAAAATCCCACTGTCAGAACGGTTTCACACATATTTGTATGCATATCTTGTGGCATTTCATTGGGTCAACGCACAGGCAGACGACGTCGCTCATTATTAGAGGGATCTGATTTGAGAACTTACATAGAAAATCAAATATTTCCCCGAcag GTTCCAAATGAAGCTTGGGCATGTAATGCTTGCTGGATGAGGGCTTATCATAATACACCCCGGTTAGAAACGGAACCTCCTGTATCCCTGGAATTTGAAGCGCCAGTGGTCCCAGTCCAAATGCAAACAAATGAGGTGTCAGTTCCAGCTGTCATTCCAGAAGAACCAAATGTTGACTCAGTTCCTGCATCAAGTTCAATAACCGTGCCAAGCTCAGAAACAGAATCTTGGGCTGATCAGATGCCCAATATTCGACCACCAATTgatacaattaatttagtttcatatgCTCGTATATCAGACACAACATCCCACTGTTTTGTACCAGACTGTGTGAACCCTGAACGTATTAGAGTTTCTCGCTATTTAAAAAGATCGATCTTgtgtcaatataaaatatatatttctgaGAATGCTAGAGTATGTCATGAACATTCAATGTTATATAACTGGGATATTCTAaatgaatttgattttatacaCAGTTTCAACAGAATGCAAATTGAAAATATGTTAGATTTGTTGTGTCATAGACCAGTTGGTTCTGTGCTTAATTTCGAAGATATTGAAAACTGCTCAGACCGACTGTGTCATTATTGGACTGGCCTCACAGTAGCTAACTTTTTATCATTGTTTAACAGTGTTGGTCAGATAGAAACAATCTGTAATAAAGCCAAAACTGCTCTTGGCATGTATCTAGTTAAATTAAGAACAGGTGAATCATTTGCACGTATAGCCAGTCTTTTTTTAACCTCTAAGGGTACAGTAGCAAATTACGTCAAAAAAGCAAGGTCTTGTCTAAGCACTTATTATGTGCCTTTGCATTTAGGGGTTGGTCATATGACTCGCGAGCAACACAGTGTCCATAATCTTTTGATACCACAGGGACTTTTCGGAACAGATGCTAATAACCCAATAGTAATCTGCGATGGCACTTACATCTATTTgcaaaaatcatcaaattatttgtttcaaaaaaaaacttatagttTGCATAAGTATCGCAATTTAGTTAAACCTTTTCTGATGGTGACTTGTGATGGCCACATTATTGATGCCTTTGGACCTTACGCTGCAACACAGTCAGATGCTGATATTATGAAAGATCTCTTTCAAAATGAAAACTCTCCACTAAGGTCTTACTTTAGACAAaacgatgtttttattttagatcgTGGCTTTAGGGATGCTATTGGTTTATTAACTTCCTTGgggtattcaattaaaaaacctGAGAGTTTGGATGTTGGTGAACGACAATTATctactttaaaagcaaataaatctCGAATGGTTACTTTGTGTAGGTGGGTGGTAGAAGTAGTAAATGGTCGGTTTAAACgggattttaaaatattcagggctgattattttaattgtgcTTCTAGAAACCTCATGACTGATTTTAAAGTTGCAGCAGCTATTCTTAATTGTTTCCATCCCCTTATTACTGACCATCCAGATGCAGAGGCAATTTTAACCAGAGCCCAAGAAAGATTCCATATGCCAAACACACTAGCTGATTATGTTATTGAAGGAAATATTAACAGACATAGAGTCAATTTTGTTTCATTAGATGGCCAGCTACCCCATTTGGATGTGTTCCCTGTGATGGAAATGAGggatcttattttattttcattgggTATTTACCAAATAAAACAGGCAAGATCATATTATGGGGAACACATTCGAGAAAATGGTACATTTAGAATAGAAGTTGACACTAATCTCCTAGAACAttcaaataattcatttttattaagagGAAGAATAAGGTCACGCCaccaaagcaataaaatatattgtacatataTATTGTTGAATTTAAATAGTGGTATTACAGATTGGTGTCAGCGAATTGCACAATATTATTGCAGTTGCATTATAGGGAAACGTACCATTGGAAGCTGTGCACATGTTATGACCATTGTTTGGTACTTGGGATGGGCACGGCATCAGGAAAATATGCCACCCCCACCTGCCAGTTTCTTAGACAGTATTTTAGTAAGAGATGATGTCGAAAATGAAGAAGATGAATAA
- the LOC118273696 gene encoding kelch-like protein 40a, with translation MVYLKPAQSTDNQTSLYDRVKKLLVSFEWSDCTFSVADQKFKAHKLILGISSPVFEAMFYGPLSTDDDIQITDIHPDIFQLILNYIYTDKVEITSIEHAFELLYASRKYLLEHLGEMCIAYIQDNISVDNVVEILNYPDYLQDKQLVSYSLKLFCQHASYILQEKKETISYSCMKAFLECDRMNISEKELIKHVFEWTLYCCEQDDILDMFENRREVLKKNGLFELLRFRSLRPSELEGIVSNVHNLLHPHEYESIKKVLKSGNMNKNDIIDSIGMNNVPRNALNLDWHFCFRSPIRSVAPIIIDSNNFAIHCRIKANKSVFINSLCIPTRMAPPVVFRSNHINIYLEQFVVSITRESNSKDNIRHNINKTVEYDSLLDIQFAEPYFIKKDEWYKISFVWVFNRHNPNSYVVEFRDRHYTGHKVTFEFDDVPFNAKNGGSFLGGLKYCL, from the coding sequence aTGGTGTACCTGAAGCCAGCACAGTCCACAGACAACCAGACAAGTTTATATGACCGTGTCAAGAAATTGTTAGTGTCTTTTGAATGGAGTGATTGCACCTTCTCCGTGGCAGATCAAAAATTCAAAGCACACAAATTAATACTAGGTATCAGTAGTCCTGTATTTGAAGCTATGTTCTATGGTCCACTGTCTACTGATGATGATATCCAAATAACAGACATTCATCCTGATATATTTCAACTAATCCTCAACtatatttatactgataaagTAGAAATTACCAGTATTGAGCATgcttttgaattattatatGCCTCAAGAAAATATCTGCTAGAACACCTAGGTGAAATGTGTATTGCTTACATCCAAGATAATATAAGTGTTGACAATGTGGTTGAGATTTTAAATTACCCAGACTATTTACAAGATAAACAACTTGTGTCATATTCTCTAAAACTATTCTGCCAACATGCTAGCTATATATTGCAGGAGAAGAAGGAAACTATAAGTTATTCGTGTATGAAGGCATTCCTTGAGTGTGACCGTATGAATATATCTGAAAAAGAACTCATCAAACATGTTTTTGAGTGGACTTTATATTGCTGTGAACAAGATGACATCCTTGATATGTTTGAGAATAGACGTGAAGTGCTTAAGAAAAATggtttatttgaattattaagaTTTCGGTCACTGAGACCATCTGAACTTGAGGGAATTGTATCTAATGTGCATAATCTATTACATCCACATGAATATGAGTCTATAAAAAAAGTTCTCAAAAGTGGTAACATGAATAAAAATGATATCATTGATTCAATTGGCATGAATAATGTTCCAAGGAATGCATTAAATCTAGACTGGCACTTTTGTTTTCGGAGTCCTATAAGATCAGTAGCACCAATAATTATTGATTCAAATAATTTCGCAATTCATTGTCGGATAAAAGCTAACAAATCTGTATTTATTAATTCACTTTGTATACCAACAAGAATGGCACCACCAGTTGTTTTTCGCAGTAATCATATTAACATATACTTAGAACAGTTTGTTGTTTCTATAACACGTGAATCAAATAGTAAAGATAACATACGCcacaacattaataaaactgttgaaTATGATTCATTGCTTGACATACAATTCGCAGAACCttacttcataaaaaaagatGAGTGGTACAAAATCAGTTTTGTTTGGGTTTTTAACAGGCATAATCCAAATTCATATGTTGTAGAATTTAGGGACAGGCATTATACTGGACATAAAGTAACTTTCGAATTTGATGATGTTCCATTTAATGCCAAAAATGGTGGTAGTTTTCTTGGtggtttaaaatattgtttgtaa